Within the Camelus dromedarius isolate mCamDro1 chromosome 9, mCamDro1.pat, whole genome shotgun sequence genome, the region CTCCTGCCAAGTTCTTGCCCAGGAAACTCTACTCCTCCTGCTGGCCGCTCTAGCTCTCCACTGAGCCACGCTGGCCAGATAGGGCCGCTCTGGCCTGCCTTGGAGGGCTGGAGTTTCCGTATCTCGACTGCCCCCATCACTCTCCTGGGTCCCGCCCCCTAGTCCCCGCCCCCAGGCAGGAGATAGGGATGGTCCCAGCTCCCTGACCCGGGTTCAATCTGAGATCTACGAGTCGCCCCGGCCCTTAGCCCCTAGACTGGGCTCCCTGCCCTAATCTAGCCACCCTAATTTAGGACCATTTGAATTCCCAACGCTCGTACATTAATTCTCCTCGCActgacccccacccccgcacaCTTTCCGCTGGGGCTGCAAAACAAAAATCCTCGGTTTGAGAACACCTTACCATCTGACATGCAGTGGAACCTGGAAAAAGTAATTACGTCCCCCCGgacctcagtcttcccatctgtacaatggggaaaGATCTcctgttctgttccccacaaCCCACCCCCCAGAATATAATTCATGGCCTAGAAAAGGACTTTTCCAAAAAACGCTTTCAAATGCGCTCTGCAACTTTCAGCTTCACAACGGCCTATGGCGCTGTTATTGTCGTTTTTCTTTTTGGGTGGCTCTAAAGCATGCAAAGTTAGAGGATGGCGCTTAGCGGAAAGCACCTGcgagttcaaatcccacctcctcTAGGTCTCACGATATGTGTGCCCTGGGACGAGTTGGTTTTACtccctgggcctcaatttccccaccCGTACAGTGGGAGTGATCATCCGTCCTCCGCCGGATAGTTGGGAGGCCTTGACCCCCAGTTCACAGCCCTCATCTCACCTACTGGGCACTCGGCAAATATTAGTTCTCCTCTCTTTGTCCCCtttgacagatgggaaaactgaggcccagggatggGCGGCTGCTGGCTCAGCGGGGCCGGGAGGAGGCCCCTCCACTGCGGGCAgcacccagccccctccctcctcctcgcCACTTCCCGTTccagcccaggggagggaggccgggcggggccggggacGGTGTACCTGATGTCCGCGCGGGGACGTGACCGGCGGGGCGCCCGAGGTCGGGCTCCGCGATCCCGGGCCCGGTGTCCCGGCTCCCGCTTCCTGGCTCTGGCGGGGCAGGAAGTTGGGGCGTTTTTCCGgaggcccccgccccgccgcccctccccgcttcctgcccgcgccccgcgcccgcccgGCACCTCCgcttccttccccttctcaccGCCCTCGTGGCCCCTCCTTTCCCCGCTCCGCCCGGGACCCGCGGGCATccgtcccgccccgccccgccccgcccccgcccccgcccgacCTCTCCCGGCTTTGTCCGTCTGTCCGCCGGCGGGGCGCGGGCTTCAGGTTTCTCACGTCGGCCTGACGTGGGCCGACACCTCCCTGGCGAGGCTGGGGGCCCTGCGTCCGCCTCAGTCTGCGCAGCAACCTACTCTATTTTCggtctctgtgtgtctcttggtcttcctctcttctttgcctgtgtgtgtgtgtttctgtccgtgtccctctctctgtctctgtctctccctttctccgTTGGAGTCTTTCCCTCCCATTTGTCTCTCCTCTCTGTCActttctccctcagagccttctctccccatctctggaTCTGGATCTTTCTGCATCGCCATCAGTCATTTCCCCAACTCCTCTGTTTTCCCTAGAGTCTCAGGGGTCAGCCTctccatgtctgtttttctgtgtatccttttttcctttctctctcttcctcctgtctcttgcCGATGCCCAGTCCCCTCACTGTCCTTCAGTTCACTTACTGTGTCTCCATCActgtctctgtctcagtttcccctctctATCTCAGAAactgtctctctgtccctctctgtcaTTGCCTCTGGGCCTTCCCATCATCCCCAGTTTAGGGCCACAGACTCCAAATCTCACTTCTATAAGTCCACTCCCAGAGAACAGATGTGGTCATAGGCAGAATTCAATACCAGTCCCACCAGATAGTCCCCTGTGTTTGGGGGACTCAAGTATGCATAAATAAAGTTACCTAGGTCCCTGGTCCCCTGTGTGTCCCCCTCTGCTTAGGCACATGGCCTGGGATGGGGCCCTCCcaagacatttcttttttctttcaggggGCAGCCAAGACTGGCTACCTGGTCCCAGGtgtggggagtgggcaggggctgggggatgagGGCCTGGGGTCCTGGGCTCCTGGGCCCCAGAATAGGAACAGGGGTGGTCCCCACGAGATCCATGACTCCTGCCAAGGTCTGCAGTTGGGAAGGATTTATTATCACTAAGTGGCCAtgacagagcagggaggggggaAGTGACACTAACAAAGCTGCTACAATCAGCTCCCCTAGAGGCAGCGATTAAGGGCTCATTACCTGCTGGTTGTGGGGGAACCTGGGAAAGGTGGCAGGGGGAGGATTGTTAGGGTGTGTGGAGGGTTTGAGAACAGTCTAGAAGGAAGTTGAGTCAGGACACTCCCAGGAAAGACTGTGAAAAGAGAGCGGGTTCCAGGGAAGTGTGGTAAGACAAGGGCTGGGCGCACAGCCGGCAGGGTGGCCCCCGCTGGGTCACGGCTTCTCCAGCTGGACGTCCCCAATGTGAAGGCTGCCCACATCCTGGTAGGTGCCCTGGAGGCCTCTGGAGATGTCCTCGTACATGGAGCAGTCATCGAGGTTCAGGCCCTGGGGTGGAAACCGGGTGGTGGGCCACACTGCCTGATGGCCAGGGCCCCGCCCCCAGCTGACTGCAGGAAGGAACCTCGTGTGTTCCCTCCCCAACAGCGCACCTGCCCTGAACTTGTCCCCACCTTCCACTCACCTCATAAAGATTTTCGTCTTCGTAGTCATCCTGGATGTCCGCCCCGAACTTCATGTTCTGCCATCGTTTCTGTTGGGGGATTGGGAGCCCCCgtgagttgggggaggggatatGTTTTCAGACCCTCATGGAGGCCAGGAGGTGCTTTATCCAAGAGGGTAGGGGACATGCCCAAAGCTACGTATGCTGTAAGTGGTAGGTCTCTCTGGGTCCAAGCCAGCGTCCTCTTGGCTGTCGCTACTGCCTATTCTTCTCCACGAATAACAACCCCAATAATAGTAAATGGCTATTGTTGTTCTGTGGCCTAAAGAGAGGCTGGTGTGGATCAGAGACTCTGGGAGGGCATCAGCCTCCACCTTCCCCGGCCTTGGCTACATCTGGAGGCTACAGCaatcctggggggagggggagagtgaGACATCCCTGGCAGGGGTGGTGGGTTGTTGAGGACAACCCTGAGGGGAGACTGAGCAGGGATTTCCCCCTCTGGGCCCAGCAccatttaaaatgctttcattaTATTAATTCCTTGAACCCTCCCAGCCCCTGTGAGATGGGTGCTGTCATTCTCCCAAGTTTTAGGTGGGGACCCTCAGACTTAGGGGGCCGCCGGTCCCTGGGGTGACTCACCCGGAACAGCAGCAGCGTCCCGGGCACCACGGCGCAGATCAGTAGGATGATCCCCTCGGCTGTGATGATGTTGTTCTTGGTGCCCTCCCCCATGTTCAGGAAGGGCCTGGGGAGAGGCTCTGTGTGGAGGGGGTGCTGCTCAGAGCCCTAGCATCTCCTGCTCACCCTCGCCTCCTGGCCCTGACCCCAACAAGGCCTGAGACCACCACCGAAGCCCCCACTTTGCTGGTGAGAAAATCAGCCCCTGTGTGTGACACCATGGGGAATGAGGATGCCCGTGATGCCAGCACTGGCTCCATCCCCGCTTCACAGATGAGAAGCCAGAGTCCCCAGCTGCGGAGTGACAGTACAGCGGAGCCAGCCCGGGCACTCACCACGCACGCGGAGGTAGGTCCCGCAGGAGCGCTGGACATTTTGGCCTTCTGTGACTTCGCACCTGTATATGCCCTTGTGGCTCTTGTTCACCTGCTGGATGATCAGCTCGCCTTTGGAGCCCAGGTTCGAGGGGTCTATCTGAAGGGGCCACAAGAGGCTGTTGCCTTGGAGGATGCGCGACCATGTGATGTTGGGGCTGCTGCCATTGTGTCTGCACGGGAGGTGGACCTCGTCCCCCACACTCACCGTCACCGATGGTGGGCCCCAGTCCACCcacagggcctggcacccagGGCCTGCGGAGGCAGATGGGTCAGGGACTTTGAATAGGGAAacaggcccagcctggcccctgcagCTGCAGTTCTCTTGGCTGTGTGTGCATGGAGAGGGGTGGGATGTGGGGGGAGTGAGTGACACACCCCTAGGggtcccctctctcctttccagagctacctcctgccaccctttccacACTCGCTCTGTGCTTTGTCCCCACTGAACTCACTGGCACTAGACGTGCCCCTGCCCAGCCAGCTCCTTCCAGAACCAGTTTGGGCATCCCTCCTCCAGAAGGCCTTCCTGGTTTActttcccaccccagccccagcctggccccacacCTGGCACTTGATGTATTTTGTATAATCGTTACAGAACCCTTAGAAGTCAGTTCTCTCATTATTCCACTTTACCAGTGGGACAGCTGAGGCCTAGGGCAGCAGGAGTTGCTCGGGGGTTGGAATCCTGgccccctgcccctgggcctcTTGCTGCCAGTCTGGGGGCCTGCCTTGCCCTGTGAGCGTGGGCCCGCCCCTCACTCCCTCGTTCTCTATAACTTGCATGTGTGGAGCTCGGGGCCCAGTGAGTTCAGTttgtgggctgggctgggggttaGCTGAGGGCCTCAGCAAGGTGATTGGCGACAGGGAGCTGGGGTGGCCCAGGCTGGCTGCTCCAGGAAGCCCCAGCTCTCGGCTGCCCCCCCCAGGACAGTCCACATGGCTGGCTCTGCCTcttctggagggaggaggagagaggtaaggaagaaagaaaaaggaagaggtggGGAAAGAGGTAGCAACCTCGGGGTCATGGACTCCAATCCCCTCCCAGTGGAACTTGGGGTGACTGGCCAGCTCTCTCAACTCGGTCAAACAGGGTGGTTGCAGCCCTGCCAGCTGGCATTGCAcatgagggaggggaagagggcagtTCGGCCCTTCCTCCAGCACCGAGAAGGGGCTCCCTACGTAGGGGCTGGGGACTGCGATTCaaggcagagaaggagaaagcTTTTTCTCCCCCTGAAGCTGAGCGCTACTCACAGT harbors:
- the CD79A gene encoding B-cell antigen receptor complex-associated protein alpha chain isoform X2, whose amino-acid sequence is MPGGSTALHTSPVTTFLLFLISAASLGPGCQALWVDWGPPSVTVSVGDEVHLPCRHNGSSPNITWSRILQGNSLLWPLQIDPSNLGSKGELIIQQVNKSHKGIYRCEVTEGQNVQRSCGTYLRVREPLPRPFLNMGEGTKNNIITAEGIILLICAVVPGTLLLFRKRWQNMKFGADIQDDYEDENLYEGLNLDDCSMYEDISRGLQGTYQDVGSLHIGDVQLEKP
- the CD79A gene encoding B-cell antigen receptor complex-associated protein alpha chain isoform X1 is translated as MPGGSTALHTSPVTTFLLFLISAASLGTWLKGPGCQALWVDWGPPSVTVSVGDEVHLPCRHNGSSPNITWSRILQGNSLLWPLQIDPSNLGSKGELIIQQVNKSHKGIYRCEVTEGQNVQRSCGTYLRVREPLPRPFLNMGEGTKNNIITAEGIILLICAVVPGTLLLFRKRWQNMKFGADIQDDYEDENLYEGLNLDDCSMYEDISRGLQGTYQDVGSLHIGDVQLEKP